A single window of Micrococcaceae bacterium Sec5.1 DNA harbors:
- the glnA gene encoding type I glutamate--ammonia ligase — MFKTADEVLKFIKDEDVKFVDIRFTDLPGVQQHFNVPAKSVDHDFFVNGQLFDGSSIRGFQGIAESDMQLIPDVTSAFIDTFRIEKTLALNFSIVNPRTGDPYHRDPRGVAEKAEAYLASTGIADTAFFAPEAEFFVFDNIQYQSSPQGSFYKIDSEEAHWNTGRKEEGGNLGYKTPVKGGYFPVSPTDKQADLRDAMCVELDKAGLEVERSHHEVGSAGQAEINYKFTTLTAAADDLQKFKYVIKNTADAWGKSVTFMPKPVFGDNGSGMHCHQSLWSNGDPLFYDEKGYAGLSDTARWYIGGLLKHSSAVLAFTNPTVNSYRRLVKGFEAPVNMVYSQGNRSAGIRIPITGSNPKAKRIEFRAPDPSSNPYLAFAAQLMAGIDGIRNRIEPPAPIDKDLYELPAEEAKDIPKAPGSLEEALEALREDNEFLQAGGVFTQDLIDTWIDYKYENEIRPLSLRPNPYEFELYYGV; from the coding sequence ATGTTCAAGACTGCGGACGAAGTCCTCAAGTTCATCAAAGACGAAGACGTCAAATTCGTCGATATCCGCTTCACCGACCTTCCGGGCGTCCAGCAGCACTTCAATGTGCCGGCAAAGAGCGTAGACCACGACTTCTTCGTGAACGGTCAGCTCTTCGACGGATCTTCGATCCGCGGTTTCCAGGGCATCGCTGAATCCGACATGCAGCTCATCCCGGATGTGACCTCGGCTTTCATCGACACATTCCGCATTGAGAAGACGCTGGCGCTGAACTTCTCCATCGTGAACCCCCGTACGGGCGACCCCTACCACCGCGACCCCCGTGGCGTAGCCGAGAAGGCTGAAGCCTACCTGGCCTCCACCGGCATCGCGGACACGGCGTTCTTTGCTCCCGAGGCAGAGTTCTTCGTCTTCGACAACATCCAGTACCAGTCCTCCCCGCAGGGCAGCTTCTACAAGATTGACTCCGAAGAAGCCCACTGGAACACCGGTCGCAAGGAAGAGGGCGGAAACCTCGGCTACAAGACCCCCGTCAAGGGCGGTTACTTCCCGGTTTCCCCCACCGACAAGCAGGCTGACCTCCGCGACGCCATGTGCGTTGAACTGGACAAGGCCGGCCTTGAGGTCGAGCGCTCCCACCACGAAGTTGGCTCCGCCGGCCAGGCAGAGATCAACTACAAGTTCACCACGCTGACTGCAGCTGCTGACGACCTCCAGAAGTTCAAGTACGTCATCAAGAACACTGCGGACGCATGGGGCAAGTCCGTAACCTTCATGCCGAAGCCGGTCTTCGGTGACAACGGCTCTGGCATGCACTGCCACCAGTCGCTGTGGAGCAACGGCGATCCGCTGTTCTACGACGAGAAGGGCTATGCCGGCCTTTCCGACACTGCCCGCTGGTACATCGGCGGCCTGCTGAAGCACTCCTCCGCGGTCCTCGCGTTCACCAACCCGACCGTCAACTCGTACCGCCGCTTGGTCAAGGGCTTCGAAGCTCCGGTCAACATGGTGTACTCCCAGGGCAACCGCTCTGCTGGTATCCGTATCCCCATCACGGGCTCCAACCCGAAGGCCAAGCGCATCGAATTCCGCGCTCCGGACCCCTCGTCCAACCCCTACCTGGCCTTCGCTGCCCAGCTGATGGCCGGCATTGACGGCATCCGCAACCGCATCGAACCCCCGGCTCCCATCGACAAGGACCTCTACGAGCTCCCGGCCGAGGAAGCCAAGGACATCCCCAAGGCTCCGGGTTCCCTGGAAGAAGCCCTTGAGGCCCTCCGCGAGGACAACGAGTTCCTGCAGGCTGGCGGCGTCTTCACCCAGGACCTGATCGATACCTGGATTGACTACAAGTACGAGAATGAGATTCGCCCGCTGTCGCTGCGCCCGAACCCGTACGAGTTCGAGCTCTACTACGGCGTCTAG
- a CDS encoding RDD family protein, with amino-acid sequence MVDRKDIGSWLSGPDTSGISKYPGERLGLPEAGPGSMARAGRRILAIVIDWTIALVISNFAFSGNQWATLAIFAAEQILLIGTLGYSIGHRIAAIHVVRLGGGPAGPLAAVVRTLLLCLVIPAVIFDPDQRGIHDKAMNTILIRM; translated from the coding sequence GTGGTTGATCGAAAAGACATAGGCTCCTGGCTGAGCGGGCCGGACACATCCGGCATCTCTAAATACCCGGGTGAGAGACTCGGCCTTCCTGAGGCCGGACCAGGCTCGATGGCGCGGGCCGGACGTCGAATCCTGGCAATCGTGATCGACTGGACGATCGCCCTGGTCATCAGCAACTTCGCATTTAGTGGAAACCAGTGGGCAACGCTCGCCATCTTTGCTGCGGAGCAGATTCTGCTGATCGGCACGCTCGGCTACAGCATTGGCCACAGGATTGCCGCGATTCACGTGGTCCGCTTGGGGGGAGGCCCGGCCGGACCCCTCGCCGCTGTGGTGCGCACTTTGCTCCTGTGCCTGGTTATCCCCGCAGTCATCTTTGATCCGGATCAGCGTGGAATTCATGATAAAGCCATGAACACCATCCTCATTCGGATGTAG
- a CDS encoding DUF4191 domain-containing protein, which produces MANSSDSSKSTPSADAPKRGLFQRKPKEAKAKKPSQLKQIAEVFKMTRRNDPQVVWIMLLAFLAVVAVAFLVGFLLDNWVTGLIIGIPLGLLAAVFILSRRAEKAAFAQIENQPGASGAALGTLRRGWVTQDQPVAVNPRTQDAVFMAIGRPGVVLVSEGPTHRVKPLVEAERKRLTRILPNVTIHVLESGRGEGQVPLNKLAKTMGKMKNELTKVEVNAVSKRINSLGTRLPIPKGIDPYKARPDRKAARGR; this is translated from the coding sequence ATGGCGAATTCCTCTGATTCCAGCAAATCGACCCCCTCGGCCGACGCCCCCAAGCGTGGGCTGTTCCAGCGCAAGCCCAAGGAAGCCAAGGCCAAGAAGCCGAGCCAGCTGAAGCAGATCGCTGAAGTCTTCAAGATGACGCGGCGGAATGATCCCCAGGTTGTGTGGATCATGCTGCTGGCATTCCTGGCAGTGGTTGCCGTGGCCTTCCTCGTCGGCTTCCTCCTGGACAACTGGGTTACCGGTCTCATCATCGGTATTCCGTTGGGTCTCCTGGCCGCCGTTTTCATCCTCTCCCGTCGCGCAGAGAAGGCTGCATTCGCGCAGATCGAGAACCAGCCTGGTGCTTCCGGCGCGGCCTTGGGTACTCTCCGCCGCGGCTGGGTCACCCAGGACCAGCCTGTCGCGGTTAACCCTCGCACCCAGGACGCCGTGTTCATGGCAATTGGTCGTCCCGGCGTCGTTTTGGTCAGCGAAGGTCCCACGCACCGTGTCAAGCCGCTGGTGGAAGCTGAACGTAAGCGACTCACGCGCATCCTGCCCAACGTCACCATCCACGTTCTGGAATCCGGTCGCGGTGAGGGCCAGGTGCCTTTGAACAAACTCGCCAAGACCATGGGAAAGATGAAGAACGAACTCACCAAGGTGGAGGTCAATGCTGTGTCCAAGCGCATCAACTCCCTCGGCACCCGCCTGCCGATCCCCAAGGGCATCGACCCCTACAAGGCCCGCCCGGACCGCAAGGCTGCACGCGGACGCTGA
- the lipA gene encoding lipoyl synthase — protein MTLAPEGRKLLRVEQRNSAVPVERKPEWIKAKVQMGPEFVGLKNLVKKEGLHTVCEEAGCPNIFECWEDKEATFLIGGSECTRRCDFCQIDTGKPSPVDMFEPTKVARSVQAMQLRYATVTGVARDDLADEGVWLYAETVRKIHELNPGTGVELLIPDFSGKPEHIAAICDSKPEVFAHNVETVPRIFKRIRPAFRYERSLDVITQGRDLGMVTKSNLILGMGETREEISEALRDLHAAGCDLITITQYLRPSERHLPVDRWVKPQEFVDLQHEAEEIGFLGVMSGPLVRSSYRAGRLWATAMRKKGWEIPAALAHIESSGTTRQEASTILAAHA, from the coding sequence GTGACCCTGGCACCTGAAGGCCGTAAGTTGCTGCGCGTTGAGCAGCGTAACTCGGCTGTCCCGGTTGAACGCAAGCCCGAGTGGATCAAGGCCAAAGTCCAGATGGGCCCGGAGTTCGTCGGGTTGAAGAACCTGGTGAAGAAGGAAGGCCTGCACACTGTCTGTGAAGAGGCAGGCTGCCCGAACATTTTCGAGTGCTGGGAAGACAAGGAAGCGACGTTCCTGATCGGCGGGTCCGAATGCACCCGGCGCTGTGATTTCTGCCAGATCGATACCGGCAAACCCTCCCCGGTGGACATGTTCGAACCCACCAAGGTGGCCCGGTCCGTGCAGGCCATGCAGCTGCGCTACGCCACGGTCACCGGAGTGGCCCGTGATGACCTCGCCGATGAAGGTGTCTGGCTGTACGCCGAAACTGTCCGCAAAATCCACGAACTGAACCCCGGCACCGGTGTGGAACTGCTGATCCCGGACTTCTCCGGCAAACCCGAACACATCGCCGCGATCTGTGATTCCAAGCCGGAGGTGTTCGCGCACAACGTCGAGACCGTGCCCAGGATCTTCAAGAGGATCCGCCCGGCGTTCCGGTACGAACGTTCCCTGGATGTCATCACCCAGGGCCGGGACCTGGGCATGGTGACCAAGTCCAACCTGATCCTGGGCATGGGCGAAACCCGCGAGGAAATCTCCGAAGCCCTCCGCGATCTTCACGCGGCCGGGTGTGATTTGATCACGATCACCCAGTACCTGCGCCCCTCCGAACGGCACCTGCCGGTGGACCGGTGGGTCAAGCCCCAGGAATTCGTGGACCTCCAGCACGAGGCCGAGGAGATCGGGTTCCTCGGTGTCATGTCCGGTCCGCTGGTCCGCTCCTCCTACCGCGCCGGACGCTTGTGGGCCACCGCAATGCGCAAGAAGGGCTGGGAAATCCCCGCCGCCCTGGCCCACATCGAGTCCTCCGGCACCACCCGCCAGGAAGCCTCCACCATCCTCGCCGCCCACGCCTGA
- the lipB gene encoding lipoyl(octanoyl) transferase LipB — MTLEFSQLGLAPDFVDYVQGWDLQREIHNKVVAGEKNSTVLLLEHSAVYTAGKLTEDHERPFDGTPVVPVDRGGKLTWHGPGQLIAYPILKLKNRAGIRDYVERLEAIMIAVMTDYGIPAVTVKGRAGVWILADDKGPDRKIAAIGIRVLEGVTMHGVAINCSNDLAPYAQIIACGITDASVTTMSLETGRTINPADIVDRFVEEFRKHEEALVSTPEGALQ; from the coding sequence ATGACTCTTGAGTTTTCACAACTGGGTCTTGCCCCGGATTTCGTTGACTACGTGCAGGGCTGGGACCTACAGCGCGAGATCCACAACAAAGTTGTTGCCGGCGAGAAAAACAGCACCGTCCTGCTCCTTGAGCACTCCGCCGTCTACACGGCAGGCAAGCTCACCGAAGACCACGAACGCCCCTTTGACGGCACCCCCGTTGTTCCCGTGGATCGTGGTGGCAAGTTAACGTGGCACGGCCCGGGACAACTCATTGCCTATCCGATCCTCAAGCTCAAGAACCGTGCGGGAATCCGGGACTATGTGGAGCGCCTCGAAGCCATCATGATCGCCGTCATGACGGACTATGGAATCCCGGCAGTCACGGTGAAGGGCCGGGCAGGCGTATGGATCCTCGCCGATGACAAAGGACCGGACCGCAAGATTGCCGCGATAGGCATCCGCGTCCTTGAGGGTGTCACCATGCATGGTGTTGCCATCAACTGCAGCAACGACCTCGCGCCATATGCGCAGATCATCGCGTGCGGAATCACCGACGCCAGCGTCACCACCATGTCGCTGGAGACTGGCCGGACCATCAACCCGGCTGACATCGTTGACCGCTTCGTGGAAGAGTTCCGCAAGCATGAAGAAGCACTCGTTTCCACCCCAGAAGGAGCACTCCAGTGA
- a CDS encoding protein kinase: METTDDPAPSVPHIPGYTPLRLLGSGGSSTVWLASRDKDGARFAIKCIMGGPGKDSRGSAGPESQHGLREGLILSGLEHEHLIRLHDVMDLPGVGTGSVGLVMDFAAGGSLANLVGGRRKLGIGEAVTILTPVAQVLAYLHAQGTAHGDISPGNVLFTAQGKPLVTDLGVAGVVGEENQSLDVGTDGFVDPSIAARGARGDGAGGALQPERDVYSLAALGWYCLTGMAPEIAKHRPPLPLLVPDVPKGLAAALEAGLDPDPRARPTARELGTAIYRSAAAEPVDLAGSVHSSVIPELLTRRQAGGRPQRRSPLSRSPVRRSRLSRSPLSRSPLAGAVLRLPPLRTARTPRPERRTRTRQPQRRTKPQSGPRSSIRVGFLVAAGVSVGAVGFAVWLGIQEPASGLTSVVDPGTTTVVTEAAQATEAAQATQAAHPIPDALLDALHSEDPAIAMHALSAVRDMALGLDRLELLATVNAAGSAAHAADETLKQQLRADGIRFAGLTTTLDSVSVLGPHDVDRAVVALTATTSSYEERDASDRLVKSQPAGERQQLRLILVRLAGQWSISEILGPG, encoded by the coding sequence ATGGAAACTACTGACGATCCTGCCCCCTCGGTCCCGCACATTCCGGGATACACGCCATTACGCCTACTGGGTAGCGGTGGCTCGTCGACAGTCTGGCTTGCCAGCAGGGACAAGGACGGTGCCCGCTTCGCCATCAAGTGCATCATGGGAGGGCCCGGCAAGGATTCCCGTGGGTCGGCCGGACCAGAGTCCCAACATGGCTTGCGTGAGGGGCTGATCCTGTCCGGGCTCGAGCACGAGCACCTTATCCGACTCCACGATGTGATGGACCTGCCGGGAGTGGGGACGGGCAGTGTCGGGCTCGTCATGGACTTTGCCGCAGGAGGTTCCCTTGCGAATCTGGTGGGTGGCCGACGCAAGCTTGGAATCGGTGAAGCGGTGACGATTCTGACCCCTGTTGCCCAGGTCTTGGCTTACCTGCATGCCCAGGGAACGGCCCATGGGGATATTTCCCCAGGCAACGTCCTGTTTACGGCACAGGGGAAGCCCCTGGTGACAGACCTTGGCGTGGCGGGTGTTGTGGGTGAGGAGAATCAAAGCCTCGACGTCGGCACGGACGGCTTCGTTGATCCTTCTATTGCCGCGCGGGGTGCGCGGGGTGATGGAGCCGGAGGAGCTTTGCAGCCGGAACGGGATGTCTATTCGCTGGCCGCGCTTGGCTGGTATTGCTTGACAGGCATGGCGCCGGAAATCGCCAAGCACCGCCCACCGCTGCCTCTCTTGGTTCCCGATGTCCCCAAAGGGCTCGCCGCTGCCCTTGAGGCGGGACTGGATCCCGATCCGCGGGCGCGTCCCACGGCCCGGGAGTTGGGAACAGCGATTTATCGCAGCGCGGCCGCGGAGCCCGTGGATCTGGCTGGGTCCGTCCATTCTTCCGTGATTCCGGAGTTGCTGACGCGCCGGCAGGCTGGGGGACGACCCCAGCGCAGGAGTCCGCTGAGCAGGAGTCCAGTGCGCAGGAGTCGACTGAGCAGGAGTCCATTGAGCAGGAGTCCACTGGCCGGGGCTGTGTTGCGGCTTCCGCCCTTGCGGACAGCAAGGACTCCGCGTCCCGAACGCCGAACCCGAACAAGACAACCTCAGCGGAGAACTAAACCGCAGAGTGGGCCACGTTCCAGCATCCGAGTGGGGTTCCTGGTGGCTGCGGGAGTGTCGGTCGGGGCGGTTGGGTTTGCTGTCTGGCTGGGAATCCAGGAACCCGCGTCTGGTTTGACGTCCGTAGTAGATCCAGGGACGACGACCGTAGTCACGGAAGCTGCCCAAGCCACTGAAGCGGCCCAAGCCACTCAAGCCGCCCATCCCATTCCGGACGCACTCTTGGACGCGCTGCACTCTGAGGATCCGGCAATCGCCATGCACGCGTTATCGGCGGTGCGCGACATGGCGCTGGGACTGGATCGTCTTGAATTGCTGGCAACCGTCAACGCAGCAGGCTCAGCTGCCCATGCGGCAGATGAGACGTTGAAGCAGCAATTAAGAGCTGACGGTATCCGCTTTGCCGGGCTCACCACCACCTTGGACAGCGTTTCGGTGTTGGGCCCACACGACGTTGATCGCGCAGTCGTTGCCCTGACCGCAACGACCTCAAGTTACGAGGAGCGCGACGCATCGGATCGCTTGGTGAAGTCCCAGCCCGCCGGGGAGCGCCAGCAGCTGCGCCTCATCCTTGTCAGATTGGCAGGGCAGTGGAGCATCTCGGAGATTCTCGGTCCCGGTTAG
- a CDS encoding TIGR01777 family oxidoreductase has product MRIVMSGASGMIGTALSEQLKSAGDEVIRLVRRPAKTDDERTWDPVAGVLDEAILEGADAVVNLSGAGIGDRPWTKHRISVIRDSRLQPTRTLTAAMRRLGQPALSFVSQSASGYYGASRDGVLREDSGPGAGVLGPLCVEWEQTARTAPASVRVVTPRTGVVLSTSGGALGPMLPLLRLGLGGPFGNGRQYWPWITLADEAAALAFLLKSDLEGAVNVCAPESADVSAIVRRLAKAFHRPAFLRVPRPVLRLVLGKLADELVLANQRMEPAKLAAAGFQWQHPGLDEAMEWLTSKHSR; this is encoded by the coding sequence ATGCGAATCGTGATGTCCGGAGCCTCAGGAATGATTGGGACAGCATTGTCCGAGCAGTTAAAAAGTGCTGGTGACGAGGTCATCCGGCTGGTTCGTCGGCCTGCAAAGACTGACGACGAAAGGACATGGGATCCAGTTGCTGGAGTCCTGGACGAGGCAATCCTGGAAGGCGCAGATGCGGTGGTCAACTTGTCCGGCGCCGGCATCGGCGACCGGCCATGGACCAAGCACAGAATCAGTGTCATTCGTGACTCACGCCTTCAGCCAACCCGGACACTCACTGCGGCCATGCGTCGCTTGGGCCAGCCGGCATTGTCTTTCGTCAGCCAGTCAGCATCCGGCTACTACGGCGCCTCCCGGGACGGTGTGCTCCGCGAAGACTCCGGTCCAGGCGCGGGAGTGCTGGGACCGCTCTGCGTTGAATGGGAGCAGACTGCCAGAACCGCTCCAGCCAGCGTGAGGGTAGTGACACCAAGGACCGGAGTGGTGCTCAGCACTTCCGGTGGCGCATTGGGCCCAATGCTTCCACTGCTCAGGCTTGGGCTTGGCGGACCCTTCGGAAACGGGCGACAATACTGGCCGTGGATCACCCTTGCCGACGAAGCCGCTGCACTCGCGTTCCTCCTCAAGTCCGATCTGGAAGGTGCGGTCAATGTGTGCGCCCCGGAAAGCGCGGACGTTAGCGCCATTGTGAGGCGGCTCGCGAAAGCGTTCCATCGTCCTGCCTTCTTACGCGTCCCACGTCCCGTCCTCCGGCTTGTCCTTGGCAAGCTTGCTGACGAGCTCGTCCTGGCAAACCAAAGGATGGAACCAGCCAAGCTTGCCGCCGCCGGTTTTCAGTGGCAACACCCGGGGCTCGATGAAGCCATGGAGTGGCTGACGAGCAAGCATTCCCGCTGA
- a CDS encoding S41 family peptidase codes for MTSSSYLRFPHAHGELVTFVAEDDIWIAPVSGGRAWRVSSQQMPARNPRFTPDGKRLVWTAVVGTSPEVVTADVDGGGYKQLSYFGHTTTRVKGFTPAGNVLVTSAFQQSESRHTYAYSLPLNGGAAVELPFGPVEAVAYGPEIGDEKPVVLASVLSREPAWWKRYRGGTAGKLWIDADGNGEFERLIPEIEGNLTDPLWIQGRIAFVSDHEGYGNLYSVLPDGSGLRRHTDHEDFYVRHASSDGQRIVFESAGELWILPSLDADAEAVKLEITLGSASPARRPAPLKTSAHLGDVFPNTAGTASAVESHGTIHWLRHRDGPSRVVEATPGVRARLPRPLTDGRIAYVADHGGVEALYVKRIAARLSGVVEVPKAAEPVVASSEADGLPKPVSASNVLGQGSTANQPANQSMDTVQAAAPSDEAAQAEPSPDTVGGTAIPVASTGDDQADDLRLDFPAPTRTSALEASPDGRWLAIGTSFGDVFVADTTSGTLTRLVSIGEGSVDQLSWSADSQWLAWSEPVTSFGSRSKLRLARPSASDADIIDATDGRFCDESPRFTPDGKFLAFLSNRSFDPVYDGHSFDLSFPSPIKPYLLALAADTPSPFGPSVDTLEDAPATTAKHDDGEAPVVRVDAEGLAHRVITVPVPQGNYSGLAAGDGALLWLDTELSGVTGEGKGTLQDKKTAPSLVRFDLAKRKETTLVAAVDSYRLSGDRKTVVYVLDKQIVSVPSDSKVDEESGELVKVDLNRIRVILDPVAAWGQAFDEAWRLQRDFFWAPDMAGQDWDSVYNRYRPIVERLGSHDDLVDLLWEIHGELGTSHAYVRPAAVTEPGRNGQGRLGAELQLGSKGWEITRILAGESSDPLATSPLTRPGADAKVGDVLLAIDGVELSAALTPAMQLVGAAGRTVELTLLNGEGHGGAAGAQRRVAVVPIRDEERLRYQDWVRANRRTVREASGDKFGYLHIPDMMANGWAQLHRDLDTETALDGLIVDVRRNRGGHTSQLVAELIGRKVTGWSMPRGEKPRTYPHHAPRGPVIILADEFAGSDGDIITQVSKLRGIGPVIGVRTWGGVVGIDNRFALADGTGVTQPRYATWFGGGIGWDVENRGVEPDIEVLFPPHAYAAGSDPQLEYGIGALKEMIQELPTDRPPLREGYRQVRPAPLPARPQEG; via the coding sequence ATGACCTCCTCCAGCTACCTCCGTTTCCCGCATGCCCATGGCGAATTGGTCACGTTCGTGGCCGAAGATGACATCTGGATCGCCCCCGTCTCCGGTGGCCGGGCCTGGCGTGTTTCCTCCCAGCAAATGCCGGCCAGGAACCCACGCTTCACTCCCGATGGCAAGCGGCTGGTGTGGACTGCTGTTGTTGGTACCTCACCGGAAGTTGTCACCGCGGACGTCGACGGCGGCGGGTACAAGCAGCTGAGCTACTTTGGACACACCACAACCCGGGTCAAGGGTTTCACGCCCGCTGGAAACGTCCTGGTGACCAGCGCGTTCCAGCAGTCCGAGAGCCGCCACACCTATGCCTATAGCCTCCCCCTGAACGGAGGTGCCGCCGTCGAACTTCCTTTCGGACCGGTGGAGGCTGTTGCGTATGGACCCGAAATCGGTGACGAGAAGCCAGTGGTCTTGGCGAGCGTCCTTTCCCGCGAACCGGCTTGGTGGAAGCGTTACCGTGGCGGCACTGCCGGCAAGTTGTGGATCGACGCAGACGGCAATGGTGAGTTCGAGCGCTTGATCCCCGAAATTGAGGGCAACCTGACTGACCCGCTGTGGATCCAGGGGCGCATCGCCTTCGTCTCAGACCACGAAGGCTACGGAAACCTCTACTCCGTCCTTCCTGACGGATCAGGATTGCGTCGCCACACGGACCATGAAGATTTCTATGTTCGGCACGCCAGTTCGGATGGCCAGCGGATTGTTTTCGAATCTGCCGGTGAACTCTGGATCCTGCCCTCGTTGGACGCCGACGCTGAAGCCGTGAAGCTGGAGATCACGCTGGGTTCTGCATCACCGGCGCGGCGCCCTGCCCCGCTGAAAACGTCTGCGCATCTGGGCGACGTTTTTCCGAATACTGCAGGAACGGCCAGCGCGGTCGAGTCACATGGCACCATCCATTGGCTCCGCCATAGGGACGGGCCCTCGCGAGTAGTCGAAGCGACGCCGGGTGTCCGGGCCCGCCTCCCGCGTCCGCTGACGGATGGTCGTATCGCTTATGTGGCTGACCACGGGGGAGTGGAGGCTTTGTACGTCAAGCGCATCGCCGCACGCTTGTCCGGAGTTGTTGAGGTGCCGAAGGCGGCGGAACCTGTTGTTGCTTCCAGTGAAGCCGATGGACTCCCCAAGCCGGTCTCGGCATCCAACGTCCTGGGACAAGGTTCCACCGCAAACCAGCCAGCCAACCAGTCCATGGATACGGTCCAAGCGGCCGCACCCTCCGACGAAGCCGCCCAAGCCGAACCGTCACCAGACACAGTGGGGGGAACGGCGATACCTGTCGCATCCACAGGAGATGATCAAGCGGACGATCTCCGGCTGGACTTCCCCGCACCTACAAGGACGAGCGCACTGGAGGCCAGTCCCGATGGCCGTTGGCTCGCCATCGGCACGTCTTTTGGCGACGTTTTCGTAGCCGACACCACGTCCGGGACATTGACTCGTTTGGTCAGTATTGGCGAAGGCAGCGTCGATCAGTTGTCGTGGTCGGCTGATTCGCAGTGGCTCGCCTGGTCTGAGCCCGTGACGTCCTTCGGTTCCCGCAGCAAACTTCGGCTGGCACGGCCTTCGGCATCCGACGCCGACATTATCGATGCCACCGACGGCCGCTTCTGCGATGAATCACCCAGATTCACCCCGGATGGGAAATTCCTGGCCTTCCTGTCCAACCGGAGCTTCGACCCCGTCTATGACGGCCATTCTTTCGACCTTTCCTTCCCGAGCCCCATCAAGCCGTACCTGCTGGCCCTGGCCGCTGATACGCCGTCTCCTTTCGGTCCGTCCGTGGACACCCTTGAGGATGCTCCCGCCACAACAGCAAAGCACGACGACGGTGAAGCGCCAGTTGTGCGGGTCGACGCCGAAGGCCTTGCTCACCGCGTCATTACGGTTCCCGTGCCACAGGGAAACTACTCCGGACTCGCTGCCGGGGACGGGGCGCTGCTGTGGCTTGACACTGAGCTATCCGGTGTTACCGGCGAAGGGAAGGGCACTCTGCAGGATAAGAAGACAGCCCCCTCCCTGGTGCGCTTTGACCTTGCCAAGCGCAAGGAAACCACCCTCGTCGCTGCTGTGGACAGCTACCGGTTGTCTGGTGATCGCAAGACGGTTGTCTATGTCCTTGATAAGCAGATCGTGTCAGTTCCGTCAGACAGCAAGGTGGACGAAGAATCCGGGGAATTGGTCAAAGTGGACCTGAACAGGATCCGCGTGATCCTGGACCCGGTGGCTGCCTGGGGCCAGGCCTTCGATGAAGCATGGCGCTTGCAGAGGGACTTCTTCTGGGCTCCGGACATGGCTGGCCAGGACTGGGACTCCGTCTACAATCGCTACCGTCCGATCGTGGAACGGCTGGGGTCTCATGATGACCTTGTGGACCTTTTGTGGGAGATCCATGGCGAACTGGGGACCTCTCATGCCTATGTGCGGCCGGCCGCTGTGACTGAACCTGGTCGTAATGGTCAAGGCAGGCTTGGCGCGGAGTTGCAGCTCGGCAGCAAAGGCTGGGAGATAACCAGGATCCTGGCTGGAGAGTCTTCCGATCCCCTCGCAACTTCGCCCTTAACGCGTCCCGGCGCAGATGCCAAGGTGGGCGACGTCCTCCTGGCGATTGACGGCGTCGAGCTTTCCGCGGCGCTGACGCCCGCCATGCAATTGGTGGGTGCAGCGGGGAGAACCGTTGAATTGACACTCTTGAATGGCGAAGGACATGGTGGAGCTGCGGGTGCCCAGCGGCGGGTTGCCGTAGTCCCCATCCGTGACGAGGAGCGTTTACGCTATCAGGACTGGGTCCGCGCCAACCGGCGCACGGTCCGTGAGGCATCCGGTGATAAATTCGGCTACCTGCACATCCCGGACATGATGGCCAATGGTTGGGCCCAGTTGCATCGTGACCTCGATACAGAAACCGCCCTGGACGGGTTGATCGTAGACGTGCGGCGTAACCGTGGCGGCCACACCTCACAGCTCGTGGCCGAGCTCATTGGCCGGAAGGTCACTGGGTGGAGTATGCCGCGTGGCGAGAAGCCACGGACTTATCCCCACCATGCTCCCCGGGGTCCAGTGATTATCCTGGCAGACGAATTTGCCGGATCAGATGGCGACATCATCACCCAAGTGTCCAAACTGAGGGGCATCGGCCCTGTCATTGGGGTACGGACATGGGGCGGCGTGGTGGGCATTGACAACCGCTTTGCCCTGGCTGACGGTACCGGCGTGACCCAGCCCCGCTATGCCACGTGGTTTGGCGGTGGGATCGGCTGGGATGTTGAAAACCGTGGTGTGGAGCCGGACATCGAGGTGCTCTTCCCGCCCCACGCCTATGCAGCAGGCAGCGATCCGCAACTCGAGTATGGCATTGGTGCCCTCAAGGAGATGATCCAGGAGCTACCTACTGACCGCCCGCCGTTGCGTGAAGGCTACCGCCAGGTGCGGCCAGCGCCGTTGCCCGCCCGCCCGCAAGAGGGCTAG
- a CDS encoding OsmC family protein: protein MAATRTAHTVWNGNLIEGAGNTTLDSSGLGTFDVTWKARTEQSGGKTSPEELIAAAHSACFSMAFSHALAGEGFTAEEVQTKADVTFVPGTGITGSHLTMTAKVPGLSEADFRRISEDAKTGCPVSGALASIEITLDATLAQ from the coding sequence ATGGCAGCAACACGCACCGCACACACGGTTTGGAACGGCAACTTGATTGAGGGTGCCGGCAACACGACGCTGGATAGCTCAGGCCTGGGCACGTTCGATGTCACCTGGAAGGCACGCACCGAGCAGTCCGGTGGCAAGACCAGCCCGGAGGAATTGATCGCTGCAGCCCACTCTGCATGCTTCTCCATGGCGTTCAGCCACGCACTTGCCGGCGAGGGATTCACAGCTGAAGAAGTTCAGACCAAGGCCGACGTTACCTTCGTTCCCGGCACAGGCATCACGGGCAGCCACCTGACCATGACCGCGAAGGTTCCGGGCCTGTCCGAAGCCGACTTCCGCCGTATTTCCGAAGACGCAAAGACGGGCTGCCCCGTTTCCGGTGCACTGGCCAGCATCGAAATCACCTTGGATGCCACCCTCGCGCAGTAA